The genomic stretch CGCCAGGACTCGCTGCCGTCCGGGGAGATCGCGCTCTCGTCCCAGGCGGCCCGCTACCTCGGAGTGCAGGACCGGGCGCTGGTGCCCGCGGTCCTCGAGGTGCTCGTGGCCCCGTCCGCGCAGCTGGACTGATGGGCAAGCTCCGCAGCCTGGGTCTGGCCGTGCTCCTGGCCGGCGGGATCGCGGGCCTGGTCTGGGTCGCGGACGACGCGCTCGGGTGGGAGCTCGGCCTGGTGCCCGCCCTCGTCGTCGCGCTCTTCGTCACCGCCGCGGTGCACCTGCTCTTCGCGCGACCGCGCCGCAAGAGCTGACGCAGCCGGGCTCAGCCCTCGAAGCGGCGCAGGAACTCCTGGGCCTGCTCGCTGTAGCCGCTGTCCGGGAAGCGCTCGACGAGCTCCTCGAAGGCGCGGCGCGCGTCGCGGACCTCCCGCATGTGCAGGTAGACGCGGCCGAGCAGGAGCAGGGCGCGCGGCTCGATGCCGCTGCCCTCGTAGACGTCGAGGAGGCGTCGGAGCCGGCCCACCGCGGCCATCGGCTGATCGCGGTTCAGGTAGAACTGCGCCACGTAGAGCTCGTGCTGAGCCAGGAGCGACAGCGAGTCGCGCACCATCTCTCGCGCCCGCTCGACGTGCTCGCTCTCGGGGTGGTCGAGCACGAAGCGGCGGAGCTGGCGCAGCGCGTTTCGGGTCGCCGCCTGGTCGCGCTCCTGCGGAGGCGGCGAGAGGAAGAACTCGCTCGGGATCTGCCGGAAGTAGGCCTCGGCGATCTTGAACTCGGCGTACGGCACGTCGGCGTGGGCCGGGCGGTGCCGCACGAAGGAGCGGTAGGCCCGGATGGCCTCGGTGTAGTGGTTCTGCTGGAGGTGACAGTCGGCGATGCGCAGCTCCGAGAGCGCGGCGTAGCGGCTGTAGGGGTACTCGCGGCGGATCCGGCGGAAGAGCGGGTCGGCGGTCAGGCAGTCCTTGTCCTCGAAGGCGCGGGCCGCGTTCTCGTACGAGCGGCGCGCGTTCTCGCCGTAGCTCAGCGCCTCACGGGGATTGCTCGCGCCGCAGCCGAGCGCGGAGAACGCGAGCACGGTGAAGCCGGACAGGGCGATCAGGCGAACCATCGATGACACGGCGCGAAGCTAGCCCGGGGCCCATGCAGGGGCAATCCGCCGCTCCGCTCAGCGGTAGACGATGGAGCCGGAGCCGTCGCGGCGCTCGTCTCGGCTGAGCGGGTCGCCGTAGATCACCACGTCGCCCGAGCCGTCGACCCGCGCCGCGATCCGGTCGGTGCAGCGCACGTGCGCGCTCCCGCTGCCGAAGACGCCCGCGTCGACCTCCAGGGCCGACATGGAGGCGAGATCGACGTCGCCGCTCCCCTCGATGCTCACGTCGACGGTCTCGCTCTGACCGTCCGAGACGACCATCGAGCCGCTGCCACCCAGGGTGGCCGTGACGTGCCGGGCCTCGACCCGGTCGACGACGAGGTCCCCCGAGCCCGCGATGGAGAGCGCCAGCTCGTCGGCGAGGGCCGCGCCACGCAGATGGAGCCCGCCCGAGCCGGCCACGCGGAGCGCGCCCAGCCCGGTCACGGCCGAGTCGCTCCAGACCAGCACGTCTCCCGAGCCGGCGACCTCGGCGTCGCGGATCGAGTCCGCCACCACGACGACCCGACACCGCACCCGGGGCTGCACCCAGCTCCCGGGCGGCTGCGTCACGACGAGGCGGTCTCCTTCGACGCGCGTCTCGATGTGCTCGAGCAGGTTGTCGTCGCACTCGACGCGGACGCTCGACGCGGCGCCCTCGCGCGCCTCGATCTCGACGTCGATCGACGTCTCGTTGACCACCCCCTCGAAGGGGCCGGGCTCGCGGAGCTCGTCCGCGGCGACGCCGCTGCCGCGGATCCCGCAGCCAGAGCACAGGACGGCGACGATCGAGAGCAGGACGAGTGGGGTGCGCATGTGGATCTCCTCGCTTTCGGGGCTGGGTGCCCGATGGCGTGGAGACCGTTCAGTCCGCGCTCAGCAAAAGAGCGCTTCGATGGCGGTGAGGTGGTCGGGCGGGAGCGCGAAGGAGAAGACGTCGAGGTCTTGCTGCATGTGCTCCCGCGAGGTCGTGCCGATGAGCGGGACGATCCCCAGCTGGGTCAGCGCGCGGTAGAGGATCTGCGCGGGCGTCCGGCCGTGGGCCTCGGCGGCGGCCCGCACCGGCCCGCTCGCCAGCAGGTGGGGGTTGGCGCTGAGCGTCCAGAAGCTCTGGTAGACGACGCCCCGCTCGCGACAGAATTCGCGCAGCGCCACGTCGTACCCGGTGTCCCGGTAGAAGCGGTTCTGGAGCACGGCGGGCTTCACCGTCGCCGCGTCCCAGAGCCGCTCGAGCACCGCGCGCTGGTAGCAGTTGCTGATCCCGAGCTGCCGGGTCCGCCCCTCCGCGTGCGCCTGCTCGAGCGCCCGCCAGACCTCGAGCGTCTCCTCGAAGCGGGCGAGCGGCGAGTGGAGCACCAGGGAGTCGAGCCGGCCCACCAGCAGGTTGGCGAGCGAGCGCGTCACGGACTGCGCCACCTGCTCGTGGAGCGGCGCCGCGCGGTCGTAGGGCACGCGCGCCGGGTCCTGCCCGTCGATGGGCGTGAACTTCGTCTGGACGAACAGGGCGTCGCGCGGGATCCCGAGCCCGAGCCCCGCGATCAGCCCGCGCCCCACCCCGGCCTCGTCGTAGTGCTTCGGCTGGCACGCCGTGTCGACGCCGCGAAAGCCCACCGCCAGGGCCTGCTCGACCAGCTCGGCCGTCCGCTCCTTCTTCCAGGCCGTCCCGTACACGAGGGGCGGCAGGGTCACACCGGCGTGCGTGGTCACCCCCTTCGGCGCTTCGGTCATGGGTTCGGACTCTACCAGCCGCGGCGTCGCCCCTGGTCGGGGCGGGTCGGGACGCGAGCGTTCCCGGTGGTATAGAGAGCGGGCGGGCTGAACAAAGCCGCCCGTCGCCCGTCGGAAGCCCCCGAGGTCCCTCATGATTCGACTCACGCTCGCTCTCTCGC from Sandaracinaceae bacterium encodes the following:
- the bamD gene encoding outer membrane protein assembly factor BamD, producing the protein MVRLIALSGFTVLAFSALGCGASNPREALSYGENARRSYENAARAFEDKDCLTADPLFRRIRREYPYSRYAALSELRIADCHLQQNHYTEAIRAYRSFVRHRPAHADVPYAEFKIAEAYFRQIPSEFFLSPPPQERDQAATRNALRQLRRFVLDHPESEHVERAREMVRDSLSLLAQHELYVAQFYLNRDQPMAAVGRLRRLLDVYEGSGIEPRALLLLGRVYLHMREVRDARRAFEELVERFPDSGYSEQAQEFLRRFEG
- a CDS encoding head GIN domain-containing protein, with product MRTPLVLLSIVAVLCSGCGIRGSGVAADELREPGPFEGVVNETSIDVEIEAREGAASSVRVECDDNLLEHIETRVEGDRLVVTQPPGSWVQPRVRCRVVVVADSIRDAEVAGSGDVLVWSDSAVTGLGALRVAGSGGLHLRGAALADELALSIAGSGDLVVDRVEARHVTATLGGSGSMVVSDGQSETVDVSIEGSGDVDLASMSALEVDAGVFGSGSAHVRCTDRIAARVDGSGDVVIYGDPLSRDERRDGSGSIVYR
- a CDS encoding aldo/keto reductase → MTEAPKGVTTHAGVTLPPLVYGTAWKKERTAELVEQALAVGFRGVDTACQPKHYDEAGVGRGLIAGLGLGIPRDALFVQTKFTPIDGQDPARVPYDRAAPLHEQVAQSVTRSLANLLVGRLDSLVLHSPLARFEETLEVWRALEQAHAEGRTRQLGISNCYQRAVLERLWDAATVKPAVLQNRFYRDTGYDVALREFCRERGVVYQSFWTLSANPHLLASGPVRAAAEAHGRTPAQILYRALTQLGIVPLIGTTSREHMQQDLDVFSFALPPDHLTAIEALFC